One segment of Brassica napus cultivar Da-Ae chromosome C3, Da-Ae, whole genome shotgun sequence DNA contains the following:
- the LOC125584337 gene encoding 60S ribosomal protein L7-3-like: protein RRSRGKRNGHWPSNRKLKLLSRRALRPASLSSRELSSIVEDLIHEIMTVGPHFKEANNFLWPFQLKAPLGGLKKKRNHYVEGGDAGNRENFINELVRRMN, encoded by the coding sequence AGAAGATCAAGAGGGAAGAGGAATGGGCATTGGCCAAGTAACAGGAAGCTGAAGCTGCTAAGCAGAAGAGCGTTGAGACCCGCAAGCTTATCTTCAAGAGAGCTGAGCAGTATCGTGGAGGATCTGATCCACGAGATCATGACCGTTGGACCTCACTTCAAAGAAGCCAACAACTTCCTTTGGCCGTTCCAGTTGAAGGCACCACTCGGTGGACTTAAGAAGAAGAGGAACCACTATGTTGAAGGTGGTGATGCCGGAAACAGGGAGAATTTCATCAACGAGCTTGTCAGGAGGATGAATTGA
- the LOC106388357 gene encoding F-box/kelch-repeat protein At2g44130-like: MIMDKSSNRAEEVSKDLIPGLPSELAMECLVRVPYQFQSAMRSVCRSWRSLLSDSSFIKERRRCGKAELLLCLVQPLSPPTLPVVEEEKSEKRVSGTPRFGLSVYNATMATWNRVALPQQQIPLFCECVAVQDAGKILLIGGWDPETLQPVKDVYVLEGSGRRWRRGAPMKESRSFFACASVGSTKVYVAGGHDEQKNALRSAEVYDVEKDQWSTIAWMAEGRDECQGLAMGTGVGFCVLSGYATESQGRFRQDGEVYDPMTKSWSRIENAWPFPDTSPRGRTVVDTRGSSRLCRFSTDRELQSQRQWESRDGSRKWNLDVEVTQLPTSGSSVYVGSSGGESVVMIGGRRETKGLLMKTTTEKNAGKWSHVNDIPFGFSTLPFSHASIYV, encoded by the coding sequence ATGATTATGGACAAGTCGAGTAACAGAGCTGAGGAAGTTTCAAAAGATTTGATTCCCGGTTTACCCTCGGAGTTAGCTATGGAGTGTTTGGTCAGAGTTCCGTACCAATTTCAATCCGCCATGAGATCCGTTTGCCGTTCTTGGCGAAGCTTACTCTCCGACTCTTCATTCATCAAAGAGCGGCGGAGATGCGGCAAAGCAGAGCTTCTCCTCTGCCTCGTTCAACCGCTTTCACCGCCAACACTGccggtggtggaggaggagaagagtGAGAAACGCGTTTCCGGCACGCCCCGGTTtggtttgagcgtttacaacgcTACGATGGCCACGTGGAACCGCGTCGCGCTTCCCCAGCAGCAGATCCCGCTTTTCTGCGAGTGCGTCGCGGTTCAAGACGCAGGGAAGATTCTGCTCATCGGCGGGTGGGATCCGGAGACGCTACAGCCGGTGAAAGACGTTTACGTTCTCGAAGGAAGCGGGAGGAGGTGGAGACGAGGAGCGCCGATGAAGGAATCACGTTCCTTCTTCGCCTGCGCTTCCGTGGGTTCTACAAAAGTGTACGTCGCCGGAGGACACGACGAGCAAAAGAACGCCTTAAGATCAGCTGAGGTGTACGACGTGGAGAAAGACCAGTGGTCAACGATCGCATGGATGGCTGAAGGAAGAGACGAATGTCAAGGTTTAGCCATGGGGACGGGGGTAGGATTCTGCGTTTTAAGCGGTTACGCAACGGAGTCTCAAGGGAGGTTCCGACAGGACGGAGAAGTTTATGATCCGATGACAAAGTCATGGTCAAGAATCGAAAACGCATGGCCGTTTCCGGATACAAGCCCTAGAGGCCGCACCGTTGTAGACACTAGAGGCTCCTCTAGGTTATGTCGTTTCAGTACAGACCGTGAGTTACAGAGCCAGCGTCAATGGGAAAGTAGAGACGGTTCGAGAAAATGGAATCTGGATGTTGAAGTTACACAGCTTCCGACGAGTGGAAGTTCGGTTTACGTCGGAAGCTCTGGAGGTGAGTCGGTGGTAATGATCGGCGGAAGAAGAGAGACTAAAGGATTGTTGATGAAGACGACAACGGAGAAGAATGCCGGAAAGTGGAGTCATGTCAATGACATACCTTTTGGTTTCTCCACACTTCCATTCTCACATGCTTCAATCTATGTCTGA
- the LOC106386790 gene encoding histone-lysine N-methyltransferase ASHH3-like, with product MPASKKVSDRNPIGQVFNKLLENIGESEEFSLPDWLNEGKPTPYTYIKRNIYVSEKTKKKAEDDGIFCSCALSHGSSSVVCGSDCDCGLLNASCSSDCYCGNECNNKPFQQRRVKKLKIIQTKKCGSGIVADEYIQEGEFITEYVGEVIDDATCAQRLWEMKGRGETNFYLCEINRNMVIDATKKGNKSRYINHSCNPNTQMQTWIIEGETRIGIFAISDINKGEHITYDYQFVPFGEDQDCHCGAIGCRKKLGVKPNKPKLVPDEETRNIVVSELAQQTLPPVHHNGDIHEGTLINNLSEEQSCPRTCIGVVIRLSRPTSDRCFGIIRRFHEVTRKHSVMFEDGVTEFIDLSKEDWEILSD from the exons ATGCCTGCCTCGAAGAAG GTTTCCGACAGGAACCCCATAGGACAAGTGTTCAACAAGTTGTTGGAGAATATTGGAGAATCAGAGGAGTTTTCCTTGCCGGATTGGTTGAACGAAGGGAAACCAACTCCTTACACCTACATCAAGCGCA ATATATACGTGtcggagaaaacaaaaaaaaaggctgAGGACGATGGAATATTCTGTTCTTGTGCCTTGTCCCATGGCTCTTCTTCAGTTGTGTGTGGGAGTGATTGTGATTGTGG GTTGTTAAACGCAAGCTGTTCATCCGATTGCTATTGTGGGAATGAGTGTAACAATAAGCCTTTCCAACAACGGCGTGTGAAGAAGTTAAAGATAATTCAA ACAAAAAAATGTGGATCAGGGATTGTAGCAGATGAATACATCCAAGAAGGAGAGTTTATCACTGAATATGTAGGAGAAG TCATAGATGATGCGACTTGTGCACAAAGGCTATGGGAGATGAAAGGCCGTGGAGAAACAAATTTCTATCTGTGTGAGATAAACAGAAATATGGTGATTGATGCCACTAAAAAGGGAAATAAATCGAGATATATCAATCATAGTTGCAACCCTAATACGCAGATGCAGACATG GATAATTGAGGGTGAGACAAGAATCGGCATTTTTGCCATCTCTGACATAAATAAGGGAGAGCATATCACTTATGACTATCA GTTTGTTCCGTTTGGTGAAGATCAAGACTGCCATTGTGGAGCAATAGGTTGCAGAAAGAAGCTTGGGGTGAAACCAAACAAACCTAAATTAGTCCCGGATGAAGAAACTCGTAACATCGTGGTATCTGAATTGGCTCAGCAGACACTGCCCCcg GTTCATCATAATGGAGATATACATGAAG GAACATTAATTAACAATCTTAGTGAAGAGCAATCATGTCCTCGTACTTGTATTGGTGTAGTGATCAGGTTATCTCGCCCCACGAGCGATAG GTGTTTTGGCATCATTAGACGTTTTCATGAGGTTACAAGAAAGCACTCG GTGATGTTTGAGGATGGTGTTACTGAGTTTATCGACCTGTCGAAAGAAGACTGGGAGATTTTATCTGACTGA
- the LOC106388356 gene encoding methionine aminopeptidase 2A isoform X1 produces the protein MEIEKLDVEASMEESGGVESSNGKEALLASDLSENLDLDEDEKENNQEEEGSKAESSTKKKKKKSKNKKKKKKSSLQQTDPPSIPVIDLFPSGEFPEGEIQEYKDDNLWRTTSEEKREMERLQKPIYNSLRQAAEVHRQVRKYMRSIMKPGMLMIDICETLENTVRKLISENGLQAGIAFPTGCSLNNVAAHWTPNSGDKTVLQYDDVMKLDFGTHIDGYIVDSAFTVAFNPMYDPLLAASREATYTGIKEAGVDVRLCDVGAAIQEVMESYEVEINGKVYQVKSLRNLNGHSIGRYQIHADKYVPNVKGGEQTKMEEGELYAIETFGSTGKGYVRDDLECSHYMKNFDVGHVPLRLPRAKQLLATINKNFSTLAFCRRYLDRLGETKYLMALKNLCDSGIIEPCPPLCDVKGSYISQFEHTILLRPTCKEVISKGDDY, from the exons ATGGAGATTGAAAAGCTTGATGTGGAAGCTTCTATGGAGGAGAGTGGTGGAGTAGAGTCCTCTAATGGAAAAGAGGCTCTATTAGCTTCAGACCTTTCTGAGAATCTTGATCTTGATGAAGATGAAAAGGAGAATAACCAAGAAGAAGAGGGAAGCAAAG cTGAGTCTTCaacgaagaaaaagaagaagaaaagtaaaaacaa gaagaagaagaagaagagttctCTTCAACAGACTGATCCACCTTCAATTCCTGTTATTGATCTCTTCCCTTCTGGAGAATTCCCTGAAGGTGAAATCCAAGAGTACAAGGACGA TAATCTGTGGAGAACAACAtctgaagagaagagagagatggagcGGCTACAAAAGCCTATATACAACTCTCTGCGCCAAGCAGCAGAGGTTCATCGTCAAGTTAGGAAGTATATGAGAAGCATAATGAAGCCTGGAATGTTGATGATTGATATCTGTGAGACCTTAGAGAACACTGTTCGTAAGTTGATATCAGAGAATGGTCTTCAAGCTGGTATCGCCTTCCCTACAGGATGTTCTCTTAATAA CGTTGCTGCTCATTGGACACCAAACTCTGGAGACAAGACTGTTCTTCAGtatgatgatgtgatgaagctaGATTTTGGAACACATATTGATG GGTACATTGTTGATTCTGCTTTTACAGTTGCATTCAATCCTATGTATGATCCTCTTTTAGCAGCCTCCCGTGAAGCAACATACACCGGTATCAAG gAAGCTGGAGTTGATGTCCGTCTTTGTGATGTTGGTGCTGCAATTCAGGAGGTCATGGAGTCTTATGAGGTAGAGATCAATGGAAAAGTCTACCAAG TGAAAAGTCTCAGAAACCTGAATGGGCACAGCATTGGGCGCTATCAGATACATGCTGACAAATATGTTCCTAATGTCAAAGGAGGTGAGCAGACAAAGATGGAAGAGGGTGAACTATATgccattgaaacttttggaTCAACCG GGAAAGGATATGTGAGAGATGACTTAGAATGTAGCCATTACATGAAAAACTTCGATGTGGGTCATGTCCCTCTGAGGTTACCAAGAGCTAAACAACTCCTTGCAACCATTAACAAGAACTTCTCCACTCTAGCCTTCTGCAGACGCTATTTGGACCGTCTTGGTGAAACTAAATACTTAATGGCTTTAAAGAATCTGTGTGATTCTGGCATCATTGAG CCATGCCCTCCATTGTGCGATGTGAAAGGAAGCTATATTTCTCAGTTTGAGCATACTATCTTGCTGCGGCCAACTTGCAAAGAGGTTATTTCCAAAGGAGACGATTACTGA
- the LOC106388356 gene encoding methionine aminopeptidase 2A isoform X2 has translation MERLQKPIYNSLRQAAEVHRQVRKYMRSIMKPGMLMIDICETLENTVRKLISENGLQAGIAFPTGCSLNNVAAHWTPNSGDKTVLQYDDVMKLDFGTHIDGYIVDSAFTVAFNPMYDPLLAASREATYTGIKEAGVDVRLCDVGAAIQEVMESYEVEINGKVYQVKSLRNLNGHSIGRYQIHADKYVPNVKGGEQTKMEEGELYAIETFGSTGKGYVRDDLECSHYMKNFDVGHVPLRLPRAKQLLATINKNFSTLAFCRRYLDRLGETKYLMALKNLCDSGIIEPCPPLCDVKGSYISQFEHTILLRPTCKEVISKGDDY, from the exons atggagcGGCTACAAAAGCCTATATACAACTCTCTGCGCCAAGCAGCAGAGGTTCATCGTCAAGTTAGGAAGTATATGAGAAGCATAATGAAGCCTGGAATGTTGATGATTGATATCTGTGAGACCTTAGAGAACACTGTTCGTAAGTTGATATCAGAGAATGGTCTTCAAGCTGGTATCGCCTTCCCTACAGGATGTTCTCTTAATAA CGTTGCTGCTCATTGGACACCAAACTCTGGAGACAAGACTGTTCTTCAGtatgatgatgtgatgaagctaGATTTTGGAACACATATTGATG GGTACATTGTTGATTCTGCTTTTACAGTTGCATTCAATCCTATGTATGATCCTCTTTTAGCAGCCTCCCGTGAAGCAACATACACCGGTATCAAG gAAGCTGGAGTTGATGTCCGTCTTTGTGATGTTGGTGCTGCAATTCAGGAGGTCATGGAGTCTTATGAGGTAGAGATCAATGGAAAAGTCTACCAAG TGAAAAGTCTCAGAAACCTGAATGGGCACAGCATTGGGCGCTATCAGATACATGCTGACAAATATGTTCCTAATGTCAAAGGAGGTGAGCAGACAAAGATGGAAGAGGGTGAACTATATgccattgaaacttttggaTCAACCG GGAAAGGATATGTGAGAGATGACTTAGAATGTAGCCATTACATGAAAAACTTCGATGTGGGTCATGTCCCTCTGAGGTTACCAAGAGCTAAACAACTCCTTGCAACCATTAACAAGAACTTCTCCACTCTAGCCTTCTGCAGACGCTATTTGGACCGTCTTGGTGAAACTAAATACTTAATGGCTTTAAAGAATCTGTGTGATTCTGGCATCATTGAG CCATGCCCTCCATTGTGCGATGTGAAAGGAAGCTATATTTCTCAGTTTGAGCATACTATCTTGCTGCGGCCAACTTGCAAAGAGGTTATTTCCAAAGGAGACGATTACTGA
- the LOC106388355 gene encoding protein ENDOSPERM DEFECTIVE 1: MEARTGRYVQEHPSTPAPVPPPSTRRPRVREVSSRFMSPVSSSSSSGGDLHSNSPRHLNHNHQQHQKSRRQLKLSDGGENRSSETARSLHSPFPLQQKRSKPLKENRLDTPTTVLPPPSRSRLNQQRLLTSSAAARLLRLSVSTDGEEDYDREKSNDSDHAKLFNTPASSPLRRSLSSSCHDVRASLLIKGSSLPPVAPNSKSQADTKRQKKALGQQVDTHCLKLLQNRYLQWRFANASARVKTQAQKAQAERMFYSLGLKMSELSDSVQKKRLELQRLLRAKVVKEIVESQIPYLEQWETLLEEEYLTSVSETSEALLNASLRLPLDADIKVETKELAETLDVASKSMEGIVQNIRNFLPKTQEMEPLMSELARVSSNAKASAEDCGVGLLKTHSSHIEECYLRSQLIQQKCELQGSKYFV; the protein is encoded by the exons ATGGAAGCGAGAACCGGCCGGTATGTTCAAGAGCATCCATCGACGCCGGCGCCGGTTCCTCCGCCTTCAACGCGGCGGCCAAGGGTGAGAGAAGTCAGCTCGAGATTCATGTCTccggtttcttcttcttcctcctccggCGGAGATCTCCATTCGAATTCTCCGAGGCATCTTAACCACAATCACCAACAGCACCAGAAGTCTAGACGGCAGTTGAAATTATCAGACGGAGGTGAGAACCGATCTTCCGAGACTGCGCGTAGCCTACACTCGCCTTTTCCTCTTCAACAAAAACGATCAAAGCCGTTGAAAGAGAACCGTCTCGACACTCCGACGACGGTGCTACCTCCTCCGTCCAGATCTCGATTGAACCAACAGCGTTTGCTTACCTCCTCAGCGGCGGCTAGGCTTCTCCGGTTATCTGTCTCCACGGACGGTGAAGAAGACTACGACAGAGAGAAATCCAACGACTCAGATCACGCAAAGCTCTTCAACACTCCCGCCTCCTCACCTCTTCGCCGATCCCTGAGTTCATCTTGCCACGACGTTAGAGCTTCACTGTTGATTAAAGGTTCGTCATTGCCTCCCGTGGCACCTAACTCGAAGAGTCAAGCCGATACGAAGAGACAGAAGAAAGCTTTAGGACAACAAGTGGATACACACTGTCTGAAACTGCTTCAGAACCGCTACTTGCAATGGAGATTCGCAAATGCAAGTGCTCGGGTCAAAACACAAGCTCAGAAAGCTCAAGCCGAG AGGATGTTTTACTCGCTCGGTTTGAAAATGTCAGAGCTCTCCGACTCTGTGCAGAAGAAACGCTTAGAATTGCAAAGACTATTAAGAGCAAAAGTTGTGAAGGAGATTGTGGAGTCTCAA ATTCCTTATTTAGAACAATGGGAAACTCTTCTTGAAGAAGAATACTTAACTTCAGTATCAGAAACATCCGAAGCTTTATTGAATGCTTCGTTGAGGCTCCCTCTTGATGCTGATATCAAA GTTGAGACTAAAGAGTTAGCTGAAACACTTGATGTTGCCTCAAAGTCAATGGAAGGCATTGTGCAAAACATTAGAAACTTTCTGCCTAAG ACACAAGAGATGGAGCCGTTGATGTCCGAACTAGCTAGAGTAAGCAGCAATGCAAAAGCATCAGCAGAAGACTGTGGAGTTGGATTGCTTAAGACACATTCATCACAT aTTGAAGAATGCTATCTTAGAAGTCAGCTTATTCAGCAGAAGTGTGAACTCCAAGGGAgcaaatattttgtttga